The following nucleotide sequence is from Gracilinanus agilis isolate LMUSP501 unplaced genomic scaffold, AgileGrace unplaced_scaffold56031, whole genome shotgun sequence.
GATGGAGCGGATGCGATTCCACTGCAAATAGATGGAGCGCAGGTTGAAGAGTCGGGGGAAGTGGGCAAAGTTGATCTTAGAAAACTGGTTGTGCTCCAGATGGAGCTCCTTCAACTTCAGGAGGCCGGCGAAAGCATTCCGGGAGAGGCTCCGCAGGCGGTTGTAGCCCAGGTCCAGAAAGTCCAGGTTCCGGCAGTCTTGGAAAACCCGGATGGGCACCGTCTTCAGAGAGTTGGACCTCAGGTGCAAGATGATGAGCTTCCGGAGGCCCTTGAATTGCTCCGACTGCAACGTCTGGAGCTTATTGTAGGAGAGGTCCAGGTTCCGCAGGTTCGGAACCGGGTGGAATGTCTTGTTGTGCAGGTGCGTGATTTTATTGGAGCTCAGAATCAGTTCCTTGAGCCTGCGGATGCCCTGAAAGGCGTCCTCGTCCACAGTGCTGATGTAATTGTGGTCCAGATAGAGCCACACGAGCTGATTGAGCCCCGCAAACTGACTGGCTTTCAGCTTCTGGATGCTGTTGAATCGCAGCGATAAGCCCTGGGAGCCCCCCGAAATGTTCCTGGGGATGTCTGCGAAGGCGTGAGACTCGCAGTACACAATTTTCCCATCGCATCTGCAGTTCCTGGGGCAAGGTCTCTGGGCACCCGTGAGCATCACAAGCAGGACTGTGGGCAGCAGCACTAGGACCACGCTCATGCCTCTCAGCTGCTTAATTAAATGGAAACCTAcaacaggggaaaaaagaaaacaagtggGCCTTTGGGGCTCGGGAAAGCTCTCCCTAGAAGCTGTGCGCGGGGCAGGGGGGAGGGGCTTCGCGGAGGGCTTTGCCAGGTGGGGAGGTGTAAAGGCAGCTTACTGCGCCCCCCGCCCccatcccctttctctcttttcctaagGCATGGCTTTCCTGCTCGCTGCATAGGAGCTCTTAAGGAAGTGTCTCTTTCTTGATGCTCAATTACTTTGGGGATGATTTATGGGTCTCTGGAGCTCGGCACAGCCTCCTCGAGTTCCAGCGGTTCGCATGTTCATCAGCGTGATACGTTGCAGGGATTTTCTTATCACCTGACACCACAGTTCTAACAAGTAACATATTTGTCAAGTCACTGTAGTGAGTGCCAGCCGTGGGAGGAAGTGAACTGTGGCTTCTGGTGATTTAAGGGGGGgcaggaaagggggggggggggatgctcCTTAATAACCCCCCCCTTAGAAATCCTTCCCGACTAGGGGAAAACGCGATGCTTGAGCCTAACTGCGGAGAGAAGAGTTCAGAGGCTATAAAGTTTCCCCTGCCGTAAAATGTGTGCCCCTCGCCTAAGAGAAGCGAGTTGGGCTGCGAGGGCTGGGAGATGGCGTGGGGACGGATCCCGGCAGCCAATGGAGCACAGCCTGAACACCAATAACACGGAGCGGCAATTCCCggctcttaataaatgcacaCGTAATAAACATACAAGGAGATAGCTGCGTCTTGTGAGTCCCTGGTCCGGGATCCAGGGGGGGGGCGAGCAGCGGGTACCGCAAAGTTTCCCACCCGGCAAGAAATGGtcctgggtggggggaggaggggggttACAAGAGTTAGGCGAGGGAATCCTGTCAGTCGCTCTCTCCTATTTAGGGACTGATTAAGGGAGCCGAATTCAGACAGCTCTCTCCCCTCCAAGTCCGCGTCTACTGACTTCATCCcgcgccccctccccccccccccatctcccaaCCCCCAGTCATGTCAGG
It contains:
- the LRRTM4 gene encoding leucine-rich repeat transmembrane neuronal protein 4; amino-acid sequence: PFLAGWETLRYPLLAPPLDPGPGTHKTQLSPCCAPLAAGIRPHAISQPSQPNSLLLGEGHTFYASRESFPEPQRPTCFLFSPVVGFHLIKQLRGMSVVLVLLPTVLLVMLTGAQRPCPRNCRCDGKIVYCESHAFADIPRNISGGSQGLSLRFNSIQKLKASQFAGLNQLVWLYLDHNYISTVDEDAFQGIRRLKELILSSNKITHLHNKTFHPVPNLRNLDLSYNKLQTLQSEQFKGLRKLIILHLRSNSLKTVPIRVFQDCRNLDFLDLGYNRLRSLSRNAFAGLLKLKELHLEHNQFSKINFAHFPRLFNLRSIYLQWNRIRSINQGLTWTWSSLHNLDLSGNDIQGIEPGTFKCLPNLQKLNLDSNKLTNISQETVNAWISLISITLSGNMWECSRSICPLFSWLKNFKGNKESTMICAGPKQIQGEKVSDAVETYNICAEIQVVVTEKSHQAPPTPQKPLVVLKPTISKLETTQPTPITSSPSPGFPMPGAEPEYEHVSFHKIIAGSVALFLSVAMILLVIYVSWKRYPASMKQLQQHSLMKRRRKKARESERQMNSPLQEYYVDYKPTNSETMDVSVNGSGPCTYTISGSRECEV